In Bacteroides cellulosilyticus, the genomic stretch CGGGGCTTAGGGTGGTAGAAGTGGATGGCGTGTGGATACCGACTTTTCCTTCCAGCAGGACGACAGTCACATCCTGGTCGTTACTGTAGGCGCAGACGTTGAACACCGTACCCATTACTTTAACTTCCAGTTCGCCCACCTGCACGATGAAGGTGCGGCGGGTATCATGTGCCACTTTGAAGTAACCTTCTCCTTCCAGTTGCACCCGGCGTTCGTTTCTTCCGAAGTCGCTCAGATAGCTGAGTTGGGAGGCGGAATTCAGGATGACGTCTGTACCGTCGGGCAAAACTACAGTGGCTTTATCGCCCTTGTCGGCTTTCACAATGAAGGGTGAACGGGGTTGATCGGCATTGGAGATACTCAGAATATTGTAAGTGAAGAAGGCGATGCAGATGGGAATGCAAATCATGGCTGCCCACCTTGCCCAGGCGGGAACCAGTGCTTTGCCCGGTGTACGCTTCACGGCAGGTTGTTGCGGTGTGTAGGGGGCAACTGTGTCTTTACCGGAAAGCCCGGAGGCCTCGGAAGTTCCGGATGCCTCTTTAAGAACTTCCGTCTTAATTCTGGCAAACATCTTATCGCGCAAGGCGGGACTGATGTCGGCGGCGGACTTCTCAAACTCCTTCTCCCACCATCCTGCCAGTTGGGCATTGTTGCGTATCCATCCTGCCAGTTCGCTGATTTCCGCTTCTGTGATGTCTCCTGCGAAGTATTTTTCGGCTAAGTTCTTATAATATTCTTTTTCCATCTTCTCTTACTTATTTCTATATGTGTATACAGTTACTTCCATTCTCTTGTCCAACTGTGCCGTTATTATTGCATTTCGTTAACAAAAAAGGCCCATAGGATGAGAATCAGTTTATCGTAATGCTTAATGAATTGTTCGCGCATGAACTTTACGGCAAGTGACAGTTGCGTGGCGACTGTACTTTCTGAAATACCCATCTTCTCAGCTATTTCTTTATTGGTATAGCCTTGACGTTTGCTGAGCAGAAAGATTTTCTTGCGCGAGGGGGGTAGTTCTTCAGCCAGTGAGTCGATGTAGTCGTTCAGAAAGCGCAGGTCTGTGCTTTCTTCTGTCTGATGATCCCGGTCGGGATTGCTTTTCAGCAGGTATTCGGTATAAATGTATTCCACTGTCTGATGCTGGTACATATTCATTGACAGGTTACGGGCTATGGTGCAGAGGTAGGAGATGAAATTTTCAGTCGGGTCTATCTTCTCCCGCACCTCCCATATGCGGATAAATGTTTGCTGCACCACCTCTTCTGCCATATACTGATTGCCGGAAGAGAGACGCATCATAAAGTTGTAGAGCTTGCCGCTATACAGGTTATATAACTTCTCGAATGCAGAAAAAGAACCCTCCTTCAGTGATTGTAGCAATTCATTTCTATTTTCGTTTGCAATCATATATTATTGATTTAGGCTTCAAAGGTATGCCTTGTGCTTACGTAACAGGTTGCAATATTATTAATAATTTCCAGAATAACCGAATAGCGGGATTCTTTTTTGATTTGTTAGTGGCTTGTAACTGTATGGCTTGGTATCTAAATGCTATTTTATACAGCTTTATTTTTGTACACTTTTCCTTTGTAAGATGCTGATTAATAGAGTTAGTTTGTAGCAAAAGTGTACAAAAAATGAAATAATCTATTTGTTTGGTTTTGCTGTTTTTACCTATCAGAAATACACCAATAAGACTCTTATATAGTTTTCAAATGACTACGGTTAAGGTATGGGCATAAAAAAAGGAGTACCGCTGTACTCCAACCTTTGTTAACCTTAAATCTAATACTATGAAAAAAATCACATGACAAATATAGGGGTTCATCTTATTTCCTCCAAATATATGTCAGTGTTTGGCATTCCTTTTATAATTCTTTCACGGATATTCACTGTTTTCGCACACGAACTGTCTTTTTGAGATAATATAGGGGTGGATAGTGGCTAAATGATTATCGGGCGAAAAGGGGAATAACCATAGTGCATAGGTGGCATATATATAAGATACGTTTATTTTGCTATATGGATAATCGTATGTTGATTACTGTCGGTAAGTCGTTTGACTATTGTCAGCAAGCATGCTGATTACTGTCAGTAAACTTACTGACAGTAATCAAACGCTATGGATGTCCTATGCAAAATAATATAATGTATTATAGATTAGTTGAATAGCTAATAACCCGTTATTGAAAAATATCCGTTGACAATGTTATAGAAAGTATGTGGATATACCCTTCCACCCGCTAAGGTTGATGGATAAGGAAATACGGGGGTGTGGAAGGGTATGAAGGAAAGAAAAAAAGAAGTAGGAATTATCCCGGTTTATTTCTTAGAAAGATGAAATTGTTTACTGATTGAAGTGAAATCTGCTTCACTTTTATGTTGCAAAGTTGCAAATCTGTTTCATTCGTTTCACAGAACCTTTCACCCCACGAAAAGAGTTATAAAACGTATAATTTCTTCAATTATAATAATATATATTTGCCTCCATACAAAGCAAAGTTATGAAGGTTCGCGTCGGTTTATATATACTTTTGATACTCTTTCTTTTGATATCAGGCAAAGAAGAGGCGCGGGCTGGAAGATATGCAGCGAAAGGAGATACTTGTAGAGTATCGGACCGAATGAATCAGCCGGAAACCTGGAGCAAAATTTACCAATGGGTGATGGACGACCCGCAAGTGCCGGATAAAGAAGATGTGTTGACGTTGATCCGGTATCACTTCGGGAACTTTGAAAAGCTGAGAAAGCTGTTGCGCTATTTGGATGGTGGCAGACCTTACGCTTATTTATCGGAACATCAGTTTCGGAAGATAGAACGGACAGGGAAGATGAAGGACAGTTTGCCGGTAGCTGCATTAACATTGCCTGCGAATACTTTGCCGGAGGAGCAATTGGAAACTATGGCTTTCGCTCCTTGGGTTGAAGTGGAAAGTAAGCGGGAAACCCCGCACAGAACAGTGCTTGCATTGAAGAACAATATACTTTATGATTTAGCTTTGGCTCCGAATGTGGAGGTGGAATTGCCCGTAGGGCAGCGGTGGTCTTTGAATATGGAATATAAATGTCCCTGGTGGTCGAACAGCAAGCATGGCTTTTGTTACCAGCTTCTTTCGGGAGGTGTTGAGGCACGTTGCTGGCTTGGAAAACGTAAGAACCGTGAACGACTGACAGGACATTTTCTGGGAATATATGCCGAAGGGGGAGTGTACGATTTTCAATTTGACAAAGACAAAGGATATCGGGGAAACTACTATGCAGCTTCCGGTCTGACGTATGGGTATAGCCATCAACTGGCACGGCACCTGGCTCTTGAGTTTAGTTTGGGTATTGGTTATCTGGCGACAGAATACCGTAAGTACACCACCTACGAAGGCGATTTGATATGGACGAGTAGCGGACGCTATCATTTTATGGGGCCTACAAAAGCCAAAATCTCTTTGGTATGGCTCATTAAGGGAAGGAGGCGATAGCTATGAGGTGTACGAAATATATGTTTCTTTTACTTCTGTTCGGGCTGCCGATACTGTTAGCCGGATGTGATTTCAGAGACATACTGGATGAGTATCCCGTCAGCGGAGTAAAGATAAAGTTTAACTGGAAAGGAGTGGATAAGTTGCCCGAAGGGATGAGGGTGATTTTCTACCCGAAGAGTGAAGAAGGCAGAAAGGTGGATAGCTATCTTTCGGTAGAAGGGGGAGAGGTGAAAGTGCCGCCCGGGCGTTATGACATGGTGATTTACAATTATAATACGGAATGTGTACTGATTCGTGGTGAAAAGTCATACGAAACGATTGAAGCTTATACAGGACCTTGCACAGGCCTTGACGCTAGTGAAAAAATGGTATGGGCACCTGATCCTTTGTATGTAGTAAGTATAAAAGATATGAGGATAGAAAAGAGTGAAGATGTGCTTTTGATGGAGTTTCAGCCGAAGCTGGTAGTCAAGCACTATTCTTTTGAAATAAAGGTGAAAGGATTGAAGAACGTGGCAAGCATTGTTTGCAATGTGGATGGAATGGATGGGGGATATTGCATAAGTAATGGCTCATGTACGGCAAGCATTGCTCCTATCTATGTGGAGGCTCATAAAGGAGAGGATGTAATACGTGGCAGTTTCTCTGCTTTTTCCTCATCAGAGTCTGCGAATACACGTTTGACCGGAGGGGTGATGATGAAGCTATTACTAGTTAAGGTGGATAATACGGTTCAAGAGACCAAGGTTGACATCACGGCGGCTGTAGCTCCTCCCCCGCCCGGGGAAGAAGAAGATCCGGTAACGGATATCGAGATACCGATTGAAGAGGAGATTGAAGTGGATGATGTGGAAGTTCCTCCCGGTGGAGGCGGAGGCATTGGCGGTGATGTAGGAAACTGGGACGACGAGACGAATGTTGAGTTACCTGTAAATTGAAAAGTAAAACGAACAAAATATTAACTTATAAAACAAACGGTTATGAAGAAGATTTTATTGGCAGCAGTTGCTGCGTTGGCAATCGTAGGTTGCTCACAGAATGAAGAGATTGAAAATATTGGTCAAAAGGCGAAGGTTAACTTTGGAACAATAGTAAGTAAGACAACAAGAGCGGTTATTACAGATAATGCAGCCTTGCAAGGAACGGGATTTACTGTATATGCATATAATACAGGTACAGAAACTGTTGGAGAACAGGGCAGCACAGGAGTACTTTCTTCTGTATTTATGCCGGGAGTAGATGTGAAATATTCTAGTGATGTATGGGGAGTGACAGGTGGAACTGATTATTATTGGCCATTAGATGATAATATACAGTTTTTTGCTTATGCTACGGATATTTTAGCAACTAATTATGCCGCTCAAACTACAGATGCTTATCCTAAAATAGATTATACAGTAGCAGATTTAGCTGCTGATCAAAAAGACTTCGTAGTGGCTCAAGCACTTAATAAAACACAAGCAGATTCTAAAGTAACTTTTGCATTCATCCATGTGCTTACTCAAGTTAATTTCTCAGCGAAAACAGATAATGCAGATTTGACATATAATGTGACTTCTGTAAAGTTGACAGGTATTTCAAATTCAGGAACGTATAATTTTGCTGATACTACTTGGGTTGCGAAATCAGGTGTAGGAAAAGATTATGTATATTTAAACAATTCCAATGGAGTGAGTGTCGCAAAAGCAGAAGAATCTACTAATTTGCAACAGAATGGTGCTTTGATGTTAATTCCACAGTCATTGACTAATGCTAGTATAGTAATTAGTTATAATGTATTACAAGATGGTAAAGTTGTTAAGAAAGTTTCTGATGAATCGATTCCTTTGGGGGAAACAGCAGCTTGGGAAGCTGGGAAAAAAATACGCTATACTTTAGCCTTGACTGCGACTGGTACTACTGTTAGCTTTGATACTACTGTTAAAGATTGGGGAGCAGAGACTGAGAATCCTGTAACTCCTCCCGCTGAATAACCTTTCCTAATCCCATAATTTCTTTCCCCGAAGACCTTCTTTCCCACAAAGTCTTCGGGGATTTTTTTGTTTCTTCCCGGAATATTCTTACTTTTGCCGCACAAAACAAACAAAAAACATTCAATCTGCAATGCAAACTTACTCTGCATGTGGTGCGGCCATGTCGTGTCAGCAGTGCCCTAAGGCTGTGGGTAATGCGATTATTTATGCCTCTCATTCAAGAGGCTTCCACCTTCCTGCTCAAAAATGCGAAGAAAACATTATGATTTTTTTGTTGAAAGGAGAAGTGCTTGTCAACAGTCAGGAATATGCCGGAACTACTTTACGTGCGGGGGAGTTCATTCTTCAAGCCATTGGTTCAAAATATGAGATTCTAGCTCTGACGGACGTGGAATGTGTTTGTTATCGTTTTAATCAGCCGGAGTTTTTCTGTGAGGAACGTTATAAACACATTATGAAAGAAATAACTCCGCCTCTGATATTCACTCCATTAAAAATTATTCCGGAGTTGCGTTTCTTTCTGGACGCCTCCAAATCCTATTTGGCGAAAGAAAAGATTTGTCGGGAATTGCTTTCGTTCAAACGAAAAGAACTTGCCTTTCTTTTGGGAGAATACTACTCCGATTATGACCTTTCGATGCTGGTGCATACACTTTCCCGCTATACGTCCAGCTTTGAGTATTTTGTCCTGCAAAACCATCTGAAAGTGAAGACGGTAGAAGAACTTGCCCAGTTAGGCGGATACACCACTGTTACCTTCCGGCGTATCTTCAATTCTGTATTCCATAAACCTGTTTATGAATGGATGTTGGAGAAACGTAAAGAGAGCATTGTTTACGAACTTCGTTACACAAATGCCACTATTTCTGAGATCTGCTATAAATATGGTTTCGAGTCTTTGCCTCACTTCTCTAACTTCTGCAAGAAGAACTTTGGAACCTCACCTCGTGGCCTGCGTTCGGTACAGCCTGTTCCTCCACAAGAAACGCCAACTATTTGTGAAGAGGCTGGTTGAAGCGATACTTCACTGAGACAATGAAGTAACTGCCTATCTGTTGCGTATGGTTTTCATAAAGGCCGTCAGCCATTGTGCCTCGAAAGTAATTCTTTTGCTGGCTGAGTATATCCACCCAGTTGGCTGATACCTCCGCCTGTTTCTTTTTCAGGAAACGCCATGTGATGCTTGCGTTCCAAACAATCTGGTCGTCTTCCCCTTTTTTTATGTTTGTACCGTTCCGGAAGGAATAATTTGCATCTGTTCTCAGCTGTATACCTCCCGGTAAATCGGCAAAACCGTTCAATCCGAAGGTGTAATTGCGTGTGTATGTATCCGTCTCTAAAAGTGAGTTGGAAGAATGTTGGAAGTTCCACCTCCCGTTTAGGTCCAGATTACCCCATTTAGGTTGGTAGGATAGGCGCAGGTCACTGTTGAGCCCGGTGTTATGCGTGGCACTGCGTTCGGGTTGTTCACTCTGGTTTTCGTTGATGAGGTTGACATCCTGTGCAAAGGAGCCTCCGGCATTTGCATTCAGATTAAAGTTTTTGATGCGCTTCTGATACCGGAACACACCGTTTATGTTCCAGTTGCCGTTAATATTCACCGGATAAGTTTCACGTCCACCGGTTTGCTGGTTGTAGATCACTGCACGGGTCTGACTATTGATTCTGTTGTTCCAGTTCAGTGTGGCAAAGAGTCCTTCCTTCATATTTTGTGCTTCCAATCGGACAGACTGATTATAAGTAGGCTTCAAGTTAGGATTGCTTCGCGTAATGTTGAGCGGGTCACTGTTGTTGGTTGGTGAAATCAGATCATATAATGATGGTTGCCAGGTATTTCCATAATAATTCAAGGTTATCCTGTTTTTCTTTTTCTGCCATGAGATGAAAAGCATAGGCTGGAAGCCGACTGAATGGAGGGTGGTATCAGCTCTATGCAGGCCTGTTTTCTGGTTCAGGCTGCGTCGCTCAGGTTGCACGGATACTCCGGCATTGATGTTCCAAATGGTGTCGGAATAATTAAAGTGCAGGTTGATTCCGTGTTGCAGGGTACTGCTATGGCTCCGGTTGCTCAGGCTGTCGATGTAGCTCGTTTCATATCCTTCGGGCAGATATCCGGGTTGTACTGCCGTTTCTTCCATAAAGCCGGATAAGTCGTAGGTATTGCGGTCGTTTTTCTGCTTACTGTAGTTGAGGTTATATGAGATTTGTGCGTGCAGCTTCTTGGAAAAAGGGTGGCTGAACATCAGCCCGATGCCTTGTTGACGGTTGGGGGACAGGCTCGATGAGTATTGGTTACGGTAGAGTATGGAGTCGTTTCCTGCACTGTTCTTCAACTGATAATACGTGGTTGATGAGATAGAGAAGTTATTGTTGTCATTCTTGCTATCATTGTATTGCGCAGTCAGGCCGATAGAACTTCCTTTTTTATTGATCCGGCGCATGATATTTGCATGGAAGGAATACCGGTGTTGTTCTCCTTGCATTAGCGACCCCATGACGATGTCATTGATTTTCAGCTCATCGGATACATCGTTGATATGACTGAAAGGATCGAGGATATCCAGATGAGGATTTTCATTGAACGTGGCCTGGCGGTTATTATTGGCATTATTATTCCGGACAAGGCTGAAATTACCGAAGAAATTGACAAAAGTCAGGGTATCGATCTGCCAGTTTAAGCCCAATAATGAATTCATATTGCGGCTACGGTTCGTATTGTTGCCGGCAGAATACTGGTACTTATTGCCACTTGTCAGATATTGTTCGTTGTAGGATGTCGAAATATTGCCCTGCTCGTTGTGGTGATAGGATACATTTCCGTTGAGTGTTAGTTTCTTATTGTACTTTTGGGTGAAATTTACGGCAACGTTCTCCTGTATGTTGTCTTTGTAGCTGGTCCGCATATGGAGGTTACCGGAATTGGCGATAACTGAGAAATTATTTCCGTTATTTTTGAAGTAGTTGCCTTGCAGGTTGAAATCTTTTTTGTTGTTATTGCCGTATCCGGCTTTTCCCGATGCAAGGAGGGTACCGTTGAATTCTTCTTTGGTTTGCAGGTCGAGCACATAGTTCTCTTTCCCGGTGCTGACACCCGTCAACTTTTCCAGCTTGCTTTTCTTATCGTACACTTTTATCTTGCTGATTAACTCTACGGGAAGGTTTTCCAGTGCCATCTTGTTGTCACCTGAGAAGAAGGCTTCACCGTTTACATTGATTTCATTAATGGGTAGCCCGTTGTATTTCAGTGTTTTGGTTTCGCTGTCGTATTCCATTCCGGGAATACGTTTGATAAGTGTCTCCAGATACGAGCCTTCCGGTGTTTTGTAAGCTGCCGCATTGATGACGGTGGTATCTCCCACCT encodes the following:
- a CDS encoding FecR family protein; this translates as MEKEYYKNLAEKYFAGDITEAEISELAGWIRNNAQLAGWWEKEFEKSAADISPALRDKMFARIKTEVLKEASGTSEASGLSGKDTVAPYTPQQPAVKRTPGKALVPAWARWAAMICIPICIAFFTYNILSISNADQPRSPFIVKADKGDKATVVLPDGTDVILNSASQLSYLSDFGRNERRVQLEGEGYFKVAHDTRRTFIVQVGELEVKVMGTVFNVCAYSNDQDVTVVLLEGKVGIHTPSTSTTLSPGEKINYNKSTRKLSTEKVYPDDYVSWTKGSLYFQNESLENIMKALSRVYDVTIRIDSPKISEERFTGTIPGGGIQNALNIIMLTSPFRYEMEDSVIILKEK
- a CDS encoding outer membrane beta-barrel protein, which produces MKVYKIWLLLLFLLIPTILSAQKTRTVKGQVCTASETKKGEEPLPYASLVILEGKDSTFVKGVASGADGRFNLQFTPQKGTQYLLKASYTGMQSVFRKLDSNTSTINLGSILLEEGIELGEVTVNARMRDVDQVGDTTVINAAAYKTPEGSYLETLIKRIPGMEYDSETKTLKYNGLPINEINVNGEAFFSGDNKMALENLPVELISKIKVYDKKSKLEKLTGVSTGKENYVLDLQTKEEFNGTLLASGKAGYGNNNKKDFNLQGNYFKNNGNNFSVIANSGNLHMRTSYKDNIQENVAVNFTQKYNKKLTLNGNVSYHHNEQGNISTSYNEQYLTSGNKYQYSAGNNTNRSRNMNSLLGLNWQIDTLTFVNFFGNFSLVRNNNANNNRQATFNENPHLDILDPFSHINDVSDELKINDIVMGSLMQGEQHRYSFHANIMRRINKKGSSIGLTAQYNDSKNDNNNFSISSTTYYQLKNSAGNDSILYRNQYSSSLSPNRQQGIGLMFSHPFSKKLHAQISYNLNYSKQKNDRNTYDLSGFMEETAVQPGYLPEGYETSYIDSLSNRSHSSTLQHGINLHFNYSDTIWNINAGVSVQPERRSLNQKTGLHRADTTLHSVGFQPMLFISWQKKKNRITLNYYGNTWQPSLYDLISPTNNSDPLNITRSNPNLKPTYNQSVRLEAQNMKEGLFATLNWNNRINSQTRAVIYNQQTGGRETYPVNINGNWNINGVFRYQKRIKNFNLNANAGGSFAQDVNLINENQSEQPERSATHNTGLNSDLRLSYQPKWGNLDLNGRWNFQHSSNSLLETDTYTRNYTFGLNGFADLPGGIQLRTDANYSFRNGTNIKKGEDDQIVWNASITWRFLKKKQAEVSANWVDILSQQKNYFRGTMADGLYENHTQQIGSYFIVSVKYRFNQPLHK
- a CDS encoding helix-turn-helix domain-containing protein; translation: MQTYSACGAAMSCQQCPKAVGNAIIYASHSRGFHLPAQKCEENIMIFLLKGEVLVNSQEYAGTTLRAGEFILQAIGSKYEILALTDVECVCYRFNQPEFFCEERYKHIMKEITPPLIFTPLKIIPELRFFLDASKSYLAKEKICRELLSFKRKELAFLLGEYYSDYDLSMLVHTLSRYTSSFEYFVLQNHLKVKTVEELAQLGGYTTVTFRRIFNSVFHKPVYEWMLEKRKESIVYELRYTNATISEICYKYGFESLPHFSNFCKKNFGTSPRGLRSVQPVPPQETPTICEEAG
- a CDS encoding DUF3575 domain-containing protein encodes the protein MKVRVGLYILLILFLLISGKEEARAGRYAAKGDTCRVSDRMNQPETWSKIYQWVMDDPQVPDKEDVLTLIRYHFGNFEKLRKLLRYLDGGRPYAYLSEHQFRKIERTGKMKDSLPVAALTLPANTLPEEQLETMAFAPWVEVESKRETPHRTVLALKNNILYDLALAPNVEVELPVGQRWSLNMEYKCPWWSNSKHGFCYQLLSGGVEARCWLGKRKNRERLTGHFLGIYAEGGVYDFQFDKDKGYRGNYYAASGLTYGYSHQLARHLALEFSLGIGYLATEYRKYTTYEGDLIWTSSGRYHFMGPTKAKISLVWLIKGRRR
- a CDS encoding fimbrillin family protein produces the protein MKKILLAAVAALAIVGCSQNEEIENIGQKAKVNFGTIVSKTTRAVITDNAALQGTGFTVYAYNTGTETVGEQGSTGVLSSVFMPGVDVKYSSDVWGVTGGTDYYWPLDDNIQFFAYATDILATNYAAQTTDAYPKIDYTVADLAADQKDFVVAQALNKTQADSKVTFAFIHVLTQVNFSAKTDNADLTYNVTSVKLTGISNSGTYNFADTTWVAKSGVGKDYVYLNNSNGVSVAKAEESTNLQQNGALMLIPQSLTNASIVISYNVLQDGKVVKKVSDESIPLGETAAWEAGKKIRYTLALTATGTTVSFDTTVKDWGAETENPVTPPAE
- a CDS encoding DUF5119 domain-containing protein; amino-acid sequence: MRCTKYMFLLLLFGLPILLAGCDFRDILDEYPVSGVKIKFNWKGVDKLPEGMRVIFYPKSEEGRKVDSYLSVEGGEVKVPPGRYDMVIYNYNTECVLIRGEKSYETIEAYTGPCTGLDASEKMVWAPDPLYVVSIKDMRIEKSEDVLLMEFQPKLVVKHYSFEIKVKGLKNVASIVCNVDGMDGGYCISNGSCTASIAPIYVEAHKGEDVIRGSFSAFSSSESANTRLTGGVMMKLLLVKVDNTVQETKVDITAAVAPPPPGEEEDPVTDIEIPIEEEIEVDDVEVPPGGGGGIGGDVGNWDDETNVELPVN
- a CDS encoding RNA polymerase sigma-70 factor, encoding MIANENRNELLQSLKEGSFSAFEKLYNLYSGKLYNFMMRLSSGNQYMAEEVVQQTFIRIWEVREKIDPTENFISYLCTIARNLSMNMYQHQTVEYIYTEYLLKSNPDRDHQTEESTDLRFLNDYIDSLAEELPPSRKKIFLLSKRQGYTNKEIAEKMGISESTVATQLSLAVKFMREQFIKHYDKLILILWAFFVNEMQ